One segment of Variovorax sp. V93 DNA contains the following:
- a CDS encoding type II 3-dehydroquinate dehydratase, with translation MKILVLHGPNLNLFGRREPHIYGTTTLAEIDARLHKLADELGATLETIQSNHEGVLVDFLHAHIDDAQGALVNPAGLTQHGVPLHDAIKAMPFPTIEVHMSNIAAREAWRAHSIISPAVKGTIQGLGPQSYLAALRALVEMQERQPAGA, from the coding sequence ATGAAGATCCTCGTCCTGCACGGTCCCAACCTCAACCTGTTCGGCCGCCGCGAACCCCACATCTACGGCACCACCACGCTGGCCGAGATCGATGCCCGGCTGCACAAGCTCGCGGACGAGCTCGGCGCCACGCTGGAGACGATCCAGTCGAACCACGAAGGCGTGCTGGTGGACTTCCTGCACGCGCACATCGATGATGCGCAGGGTGCGCTGGTCAATCCGGCCGGCCTCACGCAGCACGGCGTTCCGCTGCATGACGCGATCAAGGCCATGCCGTTTCCGACCATCGAGGTGCACATGTCGAACATTGCGGCGCGCGAGGCCTGGCGCGCGCACTCGATCATCTCGCCGGCCGTCAAGGGCACGATCCAGGGCCTGGGACCGCAGTCGTACCTGGCCGCGCTGCGCGCGCTGGTCGAGATGCAGGAAAGGCAACCGGCCGGTGCCTGA
- a CDS encoding TRAP transporter substrate-binding protein — translation MKSSKRKWLAVAAAAFAALAAAGAGAQVKERTLKFAFQNQTGHPQAQGAQKFADIVAAKSGGKITVKLFAGGTLGGDLQTVSALQGGTVELTVLNAGILSAQVKEFAVFDFPFLFNSGKEADAVTDGPFGQKLMARLDDKGLHGLGYWDLGFRNLTNSKRPIEKADDIAGLKIRVIQSPIYVDLFSALGANPTPLPFPELYPALDQKAVDGQENPNTTILASKFAEVQKYITQTRHVYNPQALLVSKKTWDGMSADERQILTEAAKDSTVFQRAASRSAADSALEALRKAGMTVSELPPEEMAKLRAKVKPVIDKYSASVGEATVKELMSEIDKVRR, via the coding sequence ATGAAAAGCTCGAAGCGGAAATGGCTGGCGGTGGCCGCCGCGGCATTCGCCGCATTGGCGGCGGCCGGTGCCGGTGCGCAGGTCAAGGAACGCACGCTCAAATTCGCGTTCCAGAACCAGACCGGCCATCCGCAGGCGCAGGGCGCGCAGAAGTTCGCCGACATCGTCGCGGCCAAGTCCGGCGGCAAGATCACGGTCAAGCTGTTTGCAGGCGGCACGCTCGGCGGCGACCTGCAGACCGTGTCGGCGCTGCAGGGCGGAACGGTCGAGCTCACGGTGCTCAACGCCGGCATCCTTTCGGCGCAGGTCAAGGAGTTCGCAGTCTTCGACTTTCCGTTCCTCTTCAACAGCGGCAAGGAGGCCGATGCGGTCACCGACGGGCCCTTCGGCCAGAAGCTGATGGCCAGGCTCGATGACAAGGGCCTGCACGGGCTTGGCTACTGGGACCTGGGCTTTCGCAATCTCACCAACAGCAAGCGGCCCATCGAGAAGGCGGACGACATCGCGGGGCTGAAGATCCGCGTCATTCAATCGCCGATCTACGTCGACCTGTTCAGCGCGCTGGGCGCCAACCCCACGCCGCTGCCGTTCCCCGAGCTCTATCCGGCGCTCGACCAGAAGGCGGTCGACGGTCAGGAGAACCCGAACACCACCATCCTTGCCTCCAAGTTTGCCGAGGTACAGAAGTACATCACCCAGACGCGGCACGTCTACAACCCGCAGGCGCTCCTGGTCAGCAAGAAGACCTGGGACGGCATGAGCGCTGACGAGCGGCAGATCCTCACCGAGGCCGCCAAGGATTCGACCGTGTTCCAGCGCGCGGCCTCGCGCAGCGCCGCAGACAGCGCGCTCGAGGCGCTCAGGAAAGCCGGCATGACCGTCTCGGAACTGCCGCCGGAAGAAATGGCGAAACTGCGCGCCAAGGTGAAGCCGGTGATCGACAAATATTCCGCATCGGTGGGCGAGGCCACGGTCAAGGAGCTGATGTCGGAGATCGACAAGGTGCGCAGGTAG
- a CDS encoding NADPH-dependent FMN reductase gives MTRSTPIAGIRLLGISGSIRRDSHCTAVLRSLQPLLPASAAIELFALNDIPLYNADLDGDAPPPAVARLKAAIAEADGLVLCSPEYNYGMPGVLKNAIDWASRPGFASPLKGKPVLIATASPGTAGGVRAQAQIRDALAATLARPVVRQHVAIANVATRIHDGRLDDESTLDFLRVALADLLQEIELLDGAASR, from the coding sequence ATGACACGCAGCACCCCCATCGCTGGCATCCGCCTGCTAGGCATTTCCGGGAGCATCCGGCGCGACTCTCACTGCACCGCGGTGCTGCGCAGCCTGCAGCCGTTGCTGCCTGCGTCGGCAGCCATCGAGCTCTTTGCGCTGAACGATATTCCGCTCTACAACGCCGACCTGGACGGCGATGCGCCGCCCCCGGCCGTGGCACGGCTCAAGGCTGCGATTGCAGAGGCCGACGGCCTGGTGCTGTGCTCGCCGGAATACAACTACGGCATGCCCGGGGTGCTGAAGAATGCGATTGATTGGGCATCGCGGCCCGGCTTCGCCTCGCCGCTCAAGGGCAAGCCCGTGCTGATCGCGACCGCATCGCCGGGCACCGCAGGCGGCGTGCGCGCGCAGGCGCAGATCCGCGACGCCCTGGCCGCCACGCTGGCGCGGCCCGTGGTGCGGCAGCACGTCGCCATTGCGAACGTCGCCACGCGCATCCACGACGGCCGGCTGGATGACGAATCCACACTCGACTTCCTACGAGTGGCGCTCGCCGATCTGCTTCAGGAGATTGAATTGCTGGACGGCGCCGCGTCCCGCTAG